The genomic interval GCTCCCTGCCAAGTGCCTCCGCGTCGGCCCTCGCCGTCGGGTGGCCCTCGATCTCGCCGGCATAATCGACACCGTTCACCATCAGATAGGAGATGTCGCTGTCCCTGATCTCCATTACGTGGTAGAAACACTTCACGCTCGGAACCGCCGCATCGAAGACATGGTCCCATTTCTGCCCGGCCGTCGAGAGGAAGACGCCGGGCCGTTTTCCCTTCCGTTCGGGCGGGACGACCGGGAGTTTGAGGACATATTTCCTCGACCTGAAGACCTGCGCACGGTCGATGAGGGCCTTCGCCTGCGAGCAGATCCCCATGCAGTAGATCGGGG from Methanofollis sp. carries:
- a CDS encoding flavodoxin family protein, encoding MAIHVLAIAGSPRRHGNSETLLDWVVAAMEAEGADVEEVALDEVDVNPCRGCNACETLNKCVQRDDLDWLGPELLDADCVVLAAPIYCMGICSQAKALIDRAQVFRSRKYVLKLPVVPPERKGKRPGVFLSTAGQKWDHVFDAAVPSVKCFYHVMEIRDSDISYLMVNGVDYAGEIEGHPTARADAEALGRELMQKLKERFGDDS